The DNA region GCAGTCATTGATTTATCAAATGTACGGTATTCCAGTAATCCGCTATTATTGAAACAGCCACACGCCAGTCAAAATCAGCTATGCTCAACAACCAATCAgtaatgtttttgtaatttattggaATGTTTTAGAACACCATTTCAAGAAAGTTCCGTTGTGAATATATGTAGATTTTCTTGAATCTGACATTATGGATAGCACTTTTTGTTGTCACGTGCACAGAGCACATCCCAAGCAGTAATTCACAAGATTCACACAAAAACAGGGACTTTGATATGAATGCACAGTGTTCCCGACTGTCAGCAATGGCAActagattttacattttaaagaggtacatagAAGTTTTATAAAAGGTTCAATCTGGAATTTTCCAAAATCaatctaatatttaaaaaaaaccaaAACTTCTAACTATGCCACGCTAGCCAGAGTAGCAAAACAAGTTTAGAACTatgcttttaatatttttattaaaatagtgTTCATACCTTCAAGTGTTTGATGGCTTGCTCAGTGACGAGCTCCTCCTTTTTATTCCACTCGACACAGCTCATGAGGCTGGTCCACAAGATGCCGATCATGGTCTGCTCCGAGATGCTCGTTTTCTTCATCTCCTCGCGAACGTAGGCAATGATCTGGAAAATGGCAAGAGAAAACATAAGCATACAACACTGCCACTCTAAATTGCCAAACCTAAAATTAGGGATACTCCGATCGATCGCCACCTATTGTTATCGGCTGATATTCACGTCCTATGACTCGATCAGCGATCGGTAATTTGGCCGATCGCTCATGTCGTACGGCTCCTTGAAGACAAGCACTGACTTAACATCACAGAGTGTAGGGAATACTGGCAGTGTTTGAAGACAAAAAACTTGATTcagcagttaaagggatagttcacccaaaaatttaaattaccatattatttacttaccctgatgccatcctagatgtgtatgactgtctttctccagcagaacacaaatgaagatttttttagaagatagagctctgacAGGTCCTTATAACTGAATTCGGAAGCAGTGCtcatttacaacagaagaataCCTGTAGAGGCCATTTCAAACTGCATCAGAGCCATGGACGGAAGCACCAATcttaatatagagaatattttgttAGCCTATACTTATAGTCTTAAAAAAATAAGCTAGCAGCAAGCAGATTAATAAGCCTTTAATCtgtttttgtcagcaaaaactaggcaaagtgatattactgggaagaagaaaatgcaattaataatgacagtgagcagaaagcttacatatagccAGTTTCGACAGAGATcctgataaaaggtgaaatgatcGGTATTGGGATCAATATCGCCCGATCAGGTGACAAGAATATCGTTGATTGGTATcggctgtaaaaatcctgatcggagcatccctactTAAAATGTAGCATAACATCTGCCAAGCTCATTCTAGTAtaaattagaaagaaaaaaaaatgggaacATTGAAAAGTGTATATTGTGTAATTGGTAACTAATATACCGATATTTGAAAAACTAACCaaattgaaaaaaggccaacctAGCATACACTGGTGTTTACTCACGTCTTTGAGTGTCTCGCCACGGGACATCTGTTCCTGCAGTTCTTTCTGAAGCTCTTTGCGGGCTCCAATGGACTGCTGATTACGAGCGAAGTCCGAGAGTTCCTTCAGCCCAGCGTCGGTGAAATATTTCGAGAAGTGTTCGCAGCTACGCTTGTTGGCAGGAAACAGCTCCTGTTTTGAGAGGCAGAATCTGGTTAAAAGTTGGAGCACATCTCATGTAGTTAGTCAAGAAAATGGAGAACAAATAAATGCTGCATCCAAAGTGGAGGCTAAAGCTGCGGTCACGCTACACTTTGCACTCCATTAGGTTTCATTTACATGGAATCTCAAGCAAAATATATTTGTTCTGCTACATATAAGAGTTCAAGTTTGATGAACTGTAACCTGCAAATTAGTACAATGATAAGATGTGTGCCCAAGAGAAGATTGAAACCTCACGCAATGGCCTTTTGGATTAATACAAAGAATACACTACAAACTAAAAGCTTTTGATGTTAGAGTAAACTGTATAgttcaacattttgaaaaatatatttttttaatgtcttaTTAAAACTAGGAGCCCTTAagcgtgacatcatatcctgtctgTTGCAgtgtccaaaatatttttttacctagGGACTGCCGCTATAAGAATGAGTGGCACAAACCCGgttcaagaaaatgtcctggtcagaTTTACCTCCAATTCTTCAATACTTTTACGAttccccattgttttcaatgatgattctcttTACTGcaacaatcaattttataataaCAACGTCcgaaaaatttactttttagcCTCAAATTGAGAACATTACCAGCCAGTAAGATTTcttgtatgacatttttttattgcattttaaaagtGGATTTGATAAGACATTAAAACACTGTACAGATGTTTAagatgctttaaataattttaccAATTAATTATGACATTTGTATGTGTCGAAAAAGACCATTTAGATTTTCTCTtcatatttttcacttattataACAAAACTAACAGTTTTCAATACATATAAAAATGCTTGGGTTATTTCGGGTGCATCAATTAATTCAGTCAGATTTAGCCAGTCAGCTCTGACTGATTTATAAGTCTTGTTACTTCACTGACAAGagctgtagattaaaaagaaatGGCTCGAGAGCAATTTGTTTGGAAATTGGAAtatattaattcacattttaagtCTCACATTGTAGATTCAGTAGCAGTGTTGCAGCACtgaaaaacactttattttagtcCGGTCTTCTGTCTGCATCACAATAGGGATGAAATggttaccggtttcacggtaaacCACGATAAAATTCCCAGACAGTTAGTATTAGTGTCATATTGAATTATCATTAAAACGGTGTGTGATTATCGTGATTTGTAAAACTCGTGGTAAATGCTGTCCACAAACACAGCACGAGTCTGAAGCATGGGGGCAGCAtacaatgtttttgttgtttttttaagcgTGAAAACATGGCAGAAGGCAATGACAGCACTTAGGAGAATTTCCAACCTTCCAAGATGACCAAATCAGAAGTGTGgtcatattttggattttataagaATGCAGAGGGAAAATTAGAAGATGGTAACTCTGTCTGCAGAACTTGCCAGAGGAAAGTCGCAGTGAAACGGGGCAATGCATTCAATCTGGTGATCCATCAATTTATAGTGCAAGTTTTACatgttctttaattattttataatccgtTGCATTCTACAAAACAATCGTCCAATACAAATACTGAAGTTGTCCGATATCATTCTCAATACAATCGATAACTATAACAGACGCACGATGGCACCAGCTGTGTTTGTATGAAAGGAGAGAGCGTGATATAGGAAAGAAGCCGGAGTTTCAGGATGAGCGACcagaatcaagaatttcagagctatgtaataacatgttatgtcacccaaccaacatattttgatcatttaaaatgtgtaagttaataataataaatgtaaccacaccaataataataactattattatacTTCATTTGCTATTCCTTTGTTTActaattttttgttgtttgtcaAATATAAAACCTGTAAATGATTTCTGTGTGTATCAgtactttttgtacattttcagcacattttaacaataccGCGATAATACTGATATCAGTGATAGTTTTGGTCACGATAATCGTGATATTACATTTTCAAACCGTTACATCTCTACATCACCGTAAGGATGCAGGTTCAATAACCCGACACCATGAAAATCGGTTCTGGAAATATAATGCTATCATTACTAGAGAATGTGTCTTGTGGTGAGTAATTAAAACGTACTTGCACATCCACTCTAAATCCACGAGAGGTCTTTCCTTTTTCACAATAGCTTAAATGGTCCTGAACATTACCTTCATCTTCTAGATAAGCAGCTAACTGAGGTTTTCAAAGAGCAGCGGGGAAACTAGCTAACGGCCGTTCTGTCTAAACACCTGCAGCCTTACTAACTGAAGGCCAACAGAGCTCCCTTGGGGACACCTGGTGGGTGTTAATTTCGGACCCTGATAAATAACGATTTACTGAGTGCTTTTCCCACAGCTCAACTCAAGGTCGTTTTTGCAATAGAATGAAAACACAACTTAACAACAACAacttagaaaaacaaaaaggaggaaATGTTACAAAGGTCCAatttacaaagtatttttttttttttaagcagtacAAATGGAGttctactatgatgtataaatacttgttTTCATATTACAGGAATGAAAATCATAATTAACTTTTGTGTTTGCATTATAGTAATAAGAAATTGGCAGAAAAGCATAAATATCATGAAAATAACGTCACAATATAAAAAATCTGAAATGCCCTAAAAATAGGTTCCATGtaaaataatttcttatttgtttcttttgagaaAAATAGAACCAGGACAGTTGTGTCACCCTAAGTTATGATATTTACCATCAACCTGTTGTCCATGCCAACTTTACGCAGGCTAGCAGCAACTGAGTTGATGTCTTTTTCATTGATCCAAGATTTGAACAGTTTCACAGCAAAGGCGGCGGACACACCTGCAATGAAATAAGTTAGTTTACAAAAACTTCACTTGGTAAGTACTGTAACTTCTCATACTAATAAACAAACTTCGCATTACCTTCCTTTACCAAGTTCTCATTAAAGAGGCTGCTCAGGATGGAAGCTGATATGTTGCCATTGGCCAGCAGGATCCCAGCAAGCATGGCCAACTTATTCCTCTCGGACTCGGTGAACCCTTTCAAAAACAGCAGTagctgaaaagaaagaaaaagatgagGTCTTGGATAACAAAAAGAAATCATTGGTACTTTCCAGCTGCGAAATGAATTGTGGACTATTGCAGATTCGTTAGTCATCCATTGTTTCTTTACCTTCTTAATCTCTTCTTCAAACCCTTTCTCCAGGTACTTGTAACGCCTGATCAGCTTGTTAAAAACCTACAGGTTCAACAAGGAAAAACGTGCATTTATTAAGACATTAATAAACACTGTCACACCTGACAAAGCATACCAATGTCAAATTTAGAAAAGCTCAGAAATGCAAGACTATTTTCAGATATAGGATAATCAGGTACTTGCGAATACCTGAGCGTAAGCCTGCATGGTCTCCAGGTCTTCACTTGCCGTGAAGAGGCAGAACTCCGTACGAGTCATGTCATCAGATAGAGTACCACCTGGTGctggcataaataaataaaacattcaatGAAATACGTTAGATAATCAgtattgttttgtgtaaaaagcacaattttaaaattccctgacatTTCAAGACTGGCTTACCCAGCATTCCTCCAGCCACCAGGATATCAAAGAGAGTCTCGGCATATCGGCGGTAGTCGAGTTTGGCACCAGAGGCATCAAGGAACTTTGCAACTGCTTCCAAATCAGTGCCAGTTTGGTTCAAGCCTTGAACAATACTTTCTTGAAACTGAGTAGGGTCAAATCTCTCCTTTTCATCTGTTGAGAAAGGAAAAAGTTGAATTTTTCAAATGGGAGGaacccactttttttttttttttaacgagaGCTGTTATTACACACTTCTTTAACCCTTTTAAGGTTACTCATCCTCAAGCCAGTGTATATGACtttttctttcagccaaacacagggttatattaaaaaatatcctgacaCCTCCAAGCTTTATAATAGGGATGAttcgattttgaagcccaaaacaacgcatccatccatcaaaaaagtactCCATGCGGCTCCAGAGGGCTAATAagggccttctgaagcaaagcattttttgtaagaaaaatatccatattattTATAACttcataaactataatcactggcttccgatAACAGCAGTTTGTGCGTTCACTAAGCATAAATCTcagattataaagcttggaaaagccaagatatttttttatataacaccgattgtgtttggctgaaagaagaaagtcatatacatctaggatggcttgagggtgagtaacttatgggctaatattcatttttgggtgaactaaccctttaagctcggataggctttaaaaaaaaaagtaaaataaattacaacTACAGCCTCGGCTAAGACAAAATAGGTATCGta from Xyrauchen texanus isolate HMW12.3.18 chromosome 50, RBS_HiC_50CHRs, whole genome shotgun sequence includes:
- the LOC127641050 gene encoding eIF5-mimic protein 2-A-like; its protein translation is MNNQKQQKPTLTGQRFKTRKRDEKERFDPTQFQESIVQGLNQTGTDLEAVAKFLDASGAKLDYRRYAETLFDILVAGGMLAPGGTLSDDMTRTEFCLFTASEDLETMQAYAQVFNKLIRRYKYLEKGFEEEIKKLLLFLKGFTESERNKLAMLAGILLANGNISASILSSLFNENLVKEGVSAAFAVKLFKSWINEKDINSVAASLRKVGMDNRLMELFPANKRSCEHFSKYFTDAGLKELSDFARNQQSIGARKELQKELQEQMSRGETLKDIIAYVREEMKKTSISEQTMIGILWTSLMSCVEWNKKEELVTEQAIKHLKQYSPLLKSFTSQGLSELTLLLKIQEYCYDNIHFMKAFQKIVVLLYKADVLSEEVILKWYTEAHVAKGKSVFLEQMKKFVEWLKNAEEESESEEEGD